GACACAGATTTTGAAAATTGCTAAAACTATTCTTTTAAGTCTCTACGACAGCATGAGAAAGGCGTTCTTCCACCATATCGGTTTGCTCCAGTCCTCCCGAACTCCATGAAAACACTGCCTCTCCTCCTCGCTACCCTGGCGCTGCCCTGCCTGATGCATGGCCAAACGGTTGATCCAACCCGCCTCGGCACATTCACGATGTATTTCGAGAATGACGTCTTCGCCGCCACCGACGAAAACTATACCAACGGTGTGCGCTTCAGTTGGACTTCGCCTGACCTCAGGCGTTTCGGCGATGATGCGAGCACGGGCGGTGTTGCAGGTTTCTTTGATGACATCGGGTGGATGGGGGATTCCAGCTATGAACGCAACGTGGCCGTCTCTATCGGCCAGAGCATGTACACTCCCACCGATGTGCATAACCCGGCGTTGGTGGTGAATGAGCGCCCCTATGCAGGCTGGCTTTATATGGGGTTCGGTCTGGTGTGGAAAAACCCGCGTGTGAAGAACACTCTTCTCTTCAACATCGGAGTTGTCGGTCCTTGGTCCTTTGCGGAGGAAACGCAGCGTGCGCTCCATGACGCGATGGGAAATAGGTCTCCCGCAGGCTGGGACAATCAGTTGGATAATGAGCTGGGCATCAACGTGTCCTACGAACGCATGTGGCGCATTCGGGACCGCAGAGGACATGGCCTGGACTGGGATTTCCTGCCGTATGCCGGTGTCACGCTGGGCAATGTGAACACGCATGCCACGCTTGGGGCCGAATTCCGCTTCGGCTGCAACCTGCCGGACGATTTCGGTACCGGCGCGATCTCCGAGAGCGCCACCACTCCGACGGCGATTGAAGACCCCTATGCCTCAAAGGCATGGGTGCGTCGTTTTGGGATGCATCTTTTCGCTCGCGCTGAAGGCCGGGCCGTGGCACGCAACATCTTCCTGGATGGCAATACCTTTGGCAACAGCCACTCGGTGGATAAAGAAAACTTCGTTGCCGACCTGTCCGCAGGTCTGGCAATGAACTGGCGGAACACCAAAATCAGCTACGCCTTCGTCTATCGCACCCGTGAGTACGAAGGCCAGCCAAATGGGCAGCTCTTCGGCTCGATCACGCTGAGCTTTAATTTTTAGAACGGGTCTGCGGGTAATTTTGCCCACACCACTACCACAAGGCGATCCTGCTGCTTTTCCGTTCCCTTTGGATGCCGGGGGAAACCCTTAGGCGCTGGAGGACGCTCTTCCTCCAGAGCGCCGGCGCTCCCTTGTTTGGGCCAAATCAGCGTCCCGAAGCGGTTTGAGACGAAGTGAGAAAACGTGCTTTCGGCTACCAGCGCAGCATCGAAAAAACAAGCCGTCACGCTTGAAACAGCGCGAAATCTCTCACGACGTTTTTCAGTGATGGATCCAAATCGTCTGGCACGCCGACGCGACTGATCATGCGGCGGAACTTGGCTGTATGCACATCAGTTGTCAGTCGCGTCACCGTCTCGATGCAGATGTCCAGTTCAGGCAGCAGCCCCGTAGGTGCCAGACGCTCATCAAGACGGTTCTGGGCGGTCGTAAGATCAGGTGTCGCACCGGGGATGGGTTCTAAGCGGACGACGACACGATTGCGTTCCACCTGCTCGGCCTGCCATTCACGCACATCCCGCAGGTAGTCGAATGCGTGTTGGAAGGGGTATGCCGTCAGGGGACGGAAGCCCGTGGGTGTCCGCACCCAAAAGAAGTCTGCCGCCCGTCCCAGTAGTTTTTCAATGCGTGGCAGGTGGTTGCCGCAGCCGCACGGTTCTGTTGCCATCACCAGCCGGTCACCAATCTCATAACGAATGAAGGGCTGGACGGTGTTGGCCAGATTAGTCAGCAGGACTTTGTGGCCCAGTTGACCCGGTGGCACGGGCTGATACTGCTCGTCCACCACTTCCAAGATGACCCAGTCGGCATTGACGTGAGAGCCGGAGGCGGTGGGGCAGCCGTTGGTCAGAAACATGCATTCACCCATGGCGTAGTTGTCCATCACCGGCACACGAAAGGCCTCGGCAATCCGCCGTCGTGCTGGTTCGGTGAGCGTTTCGCTCCAGGTGACCACCTGCCTCAGGCTCGGGAAATGGAACTGATCGATCTTCAACGACAGCAGATCGAGCGTGGTCGGCGTGGCGGTGAGCACCGTGGGACTGAACTCATTCAGTTTGGCCACCAGATCAGGATCATTGGCCGGTAGAAAAAGGAAGCGCATGAAACGGTGCATGAATTTTGGCAGCCGCTCCCAAATCCATGCCGACGGGAAGAAACCCTGCTGGCTGATGAGTACCGCAAGACGCGTCGGGTGCAGGAGATTGCGTACGGCCTGGGTAAATCGTTGGAGCCCTCTGAAGCGGGGGTTGCCGCGGGTCATTTGAAAAGCGAACAGCAGATCGAGCACGAGCTGATCCTGCACGATCAAGGCAGGCTGGCCCTGGCTGCCCGAGGTGTGCGCGACACAGTATTTCCCAAGGAAAGGTTCTTTAACGTTGCGGATGTCCGCGATGAAGCGTTCGACTGCGGCACGGGTGACTGTGGGATCGGTGACCACCTCGTCAAAGTGCGCCATCATCTCCGTCTTGGTCGTGACGGGGAATTCAGCGAGATCAGTGCAATCGGCGTCGAGATGCCGGAATTTATCCCGATAGCAGGGCGAACGGGCACGGGCGATGTCGAGCAGGCGCCGCAGCCTCTTTTGTTGCTCCTGGTGCAAGCAGTGTTGATCCATGCGTATGGCATTGTACTGCCGTCCGGTCCAAGAGGTGCGCCTGATGAAAGCCAGGAAGCCGCCATCCTTCGGTTCGACGTGCTCGTGCATTGGGGCTTTCATCGTGTTGCAGGTACATCGCACAGCTTGGCTTTGTGGATGGGCTGAAACACAGGCGACACTGCTTCTGGGCTGCCTGACCTCTTGATGGTCGCTGGCGATGACTGCGCCAGCATCGACAGCACCCGCCTTGTTCTCAGTGGCACGTTCAGCGGGTGAGGCCGA
The genomic region above belongs to Prosthecobacter sp. and contains:
- a CDS encoding lipid A deacylase LpxR family protein, which codes for MKTLPLLLATLALPCLMHGQTVDPTRLGTFTMYFENDVFAATDENYTNGVRFSWTSPDLRRFGDDASTGGVAGFFDDIGWMGDSSYERNVAVSIGQSMYTPTDVHNPALVVNERPYAGWLYMGFGLVWKNPRVKNTLLFNIGVVGPWSFAEETQRALHDAMGNRSPAGWDNQLDNELGINVSYERMWRIRDRRGHGLDWDFLPYAGVTLGNVNTHATLGAEFRFGCNLPDDFGTGAISESATTPTAIEDPYASKAWVRRFGMHLFARAEGRAVARNIFLDGNTFGNSHSVDKENFVADLSAGLAMNWRNTKISYAFVYRTREYEGQPNGQLFGSITLSFNF
- a CDS encoding AMP-binding protein, whose product is MKAPMHEHVEPKDGGFLAFIRRTSWTGRQYNAIRMDQHCLHQEQQKRLRRLLDIARARSPCYRDKFRHLDADCTDLAEFPVTTKTEMMAHFDEVVTDPTVTRAAVERFIADIRNVKEPFLGKYCVAHTSGSQGQPALIVQDQLVLDLLFAFQMTRGNPRFRGLQRFTQAVRNLLHPTRLAVLISQQGFFPSAWIWERLPKFMHRFMRFLFLPANDPDLVAKLNEFSPTVLTATPTTLDLLSLKIDQFHFPSLRQVVTWSETLTEPARRRIAEAFRVPVMDNYAMGECMFLTNGCPTASGSHVNADWVILEVVDEQYQPVPPGQLGHKVLLTNLANTVQPFIRYEIGDRLVMATEPCGCGNHLPRIEKLLGRAADFFWVRTPTGFRPLTAYPFQHAFDYLRDVREWQAEQVERNRVVVRLEPIPGATPDLTTAQNRLDERLAPTGLLPELDICIETVTRLTTDVHTAKFRRMISRVGVPDDLDPSLKNVVRDFALFQA